In Nitrospirota bacterium, one DNA window encodes the following:
- the thiS gene encoding sulfur carrier protein ThiS, whose protein sequence is MNVMINGKSDKIHEGTSLLTLLEQLEIDPGRVAVEHNMEIVNKGDFNNTILKDNDTLEIITFVGGGI, encoded by the coding sequence ATAAATGTAATGATTAATGGAAAGTCGGATAAAATCCACGAAGGGACATCGCTTCTTACATTGTTGGAGCAACTTGAAATTGATCCTGGTCGTGTAGCCGTTGAGCATAATATGGAGATTGTTAATAAAGGTGATTTTAACAACACTATCTTAAAAGATAACGACACATTGGAAATTATAACATTTGTTGGAGGGGGAATATGA